GGAAAGAATCGTCACGGAAATGACGGTCGGAGGGACGTGTTATGAGTAACTGTGGAATTGCCACTTGGGCTTTGAAAGGCCTGGTGGGGCTTATAGCCTTTTTCTTTTTCTTATCTCCTGCTCACGGCAAGCAGGCGGGCAAAAAGTATTACATCTATGATAATGGTCAGGTCCATGTGAGCGAGAACCCAAATGTCTACGTGGACAAAAACGGAACTCCCACCTTGGTCATCCGGAGGGCAACTGCCGGTGGCCGACATCGAGAGGGGCGAACGGTGTATGAAACCGTCGCCACGACAGCCTTTGTCAGTTCAAAGACCCAGGCAAATCAGGTTTTGGAAGCGATGATGAACTCTCCTCATCGTAATCAATTGGTAAAACCGATTGAGATTAAAAAGGAAGAGAGGCGGGAGGCAAATCCACTTAAGCCTCAGCAGCCCGCTGCAAAAGAAGGCAAGAGAGCCGAAGTGGAGAATGGAAACGCCCGCCCAGATGTCAGCAAACAGTCTGAGGGGGGTGGCACCAACTCCGAGGAAAAAACAAAGGCTCAGTTACAGGCGATGAAGTAACTGAAAGGTCTAAGAGAGCAGTGGTAGACTCACGAAACCTGGCAAACAAATGGACGTGCGCGTGAGAGCAGTGGAAACTGAGGATGATGATTGTTTTCGGGAAAGGTCCGCCCTGATCATTGACCAGAGCGGTTTTTCTCTGGTCCAGGTGGTCATGGCGGTTGGGATTCTCGGGATCCTAACCTTGGCGACCTTGAGGTCGACCAGTTTTTTTATGACCAGCCTCCATGCCACGACTCAGACAACTGAGCTTCGTGCTCTGGGAACGGATTTAGCCCTATTCTTGCGTGACGACGCAATTTGCACAAACACCTTTCAGGGCACGGTTTTCCCCGGTCCTGACATCAATATTTTAAATCTGAATGTGAGATCGGGAATACACGTATTCTTTTCCCTGGCTCCGGGGAAATTTGGATCCGGGCTCGACATTAAAACCATTAAGCTGATTAAAAACCCGCCGGTGCCAGTTGGCACGAAAACGGTTGGGGGAATTGTTTATGACAAGTATGTCGTGAACCTGGAACTTAGATCTGAAAAAAGTGACGATGCTCTCGGGGCCAGAGGCAACCGGCCGGTGGTGGTACCACTGATGATGTATTTGGTTCAGGCGACCGGAGCGGTGGACACCTGCGCCTCCAACAGTTCGGCCCAGGAAATTTGTGAACAGCTGTTTTCCGGCACCCTCGTCGGCGGGAAGTGCCGGATGAAAACTCACACCAAACGGTATAGGGCAACTGGGGTTCGCTATAATGCCTTTCAGGGGCCGGGTGTTCTGCAGGGAGCTGCCGGCGATTTGTTGGGCATTACCAACTACGAAGCTGGTTTTAATGAGTGGCGGGTACAGGCGCCACGATGCCCCCCGGACACTACCATCATCGGCTGTAACACCACTATGATCACGGGGACGGGTCGGTCCGAGGAGTATTATAATCGTGACTATGATTGGGACCAAGGGGGCACCATCCTTGGGGTTCCTGTTGATCCTGCAATTTGGTGGGTGAGCTCCTATTTGGATAATAATGATCTTGATGGAGAAGGGCGGCCCAACTGTGTCATGCGGGCGTATCGAGGTATTATTGAGGGTGGGTTTACTGATTACTATCCGACTTCGGTTTGCGCGGCCCACGACCCAACTCTGCTGCCTTAAATTATTTCGGAGTCAACATCGGTAAAGTAAGTGGACGCATGGCGAATGTAGCAAGGGGACACTGTTTGCAAAGCAAATCGCGCCAGCCGTTCCTCGCTTGTGGCCTCCCTTAACTCAGCCCAATCCAAATCCTTGCGGTACATGCCGAAGCTGTTTTTTTGGTCGCCAATGCGGATGAGAAATCGTCCTCTTTGCGGAGGAGTTGCCGGTTGAGAGTGAAGCAGTGGAGCGAAAAAAAGAGGCCAGTCATAGAGAGAAGGGAAGGTCTTGCCCTTTCTGCGGTCGTAGTCTGGAGATATGCAGATCTCCCTTTGGTAGTTGAGTAAATCCTGTAGGAGCTCCGGGTCGTTTTCCGCTGGGTTCAGGTGATGGAAAGCAAATTCCTGTAACTCATGGCTGAACTCCTCATAATTAACGGCTGCCTGGATAAACCACCACTCCTCTGGTTCATACAAAAAATCATCCAACTTCGGGTCGAGAACGTAAAGCGCGTCTGGCTTGGCAAGAAAGGTTTTAAAGTGGTTGCGGAGGAAATCAAACTGCTGATTCATCAGTCCTGAACTGGATGAATAATGGTCGTAGAGCCTATCATAAAACTCCCTGTAGCCCATTTTCCCTGTGGAATGGAAATAAATAGCGAGAAAGCGGGTGAGGGCAAAGTTGTGGTGGGCCATTATCATTGTCGAATAAAGTACCATTTCCATCCATTCGCCTTCGCTCATCTGACTGTGGCTGGTAATGACCCGAGCCCTTCCCGCAAATGGGCGAGTTCCAACGCTTCGGAGACAGCGTTGAGTCGTCACCGATCTCAATTTGGACTGGATTTCATGTTTTGCCACATACTCTGGGACTGATGCTGGCGCGTTGGGGAGAAGAGTGTACATGTGGCAACGGATTTCCTCGTGAAAACCAATTTCGAGGAGGTCAATGATGGACTTTTTGTAATCATTCAGAGATTCCCCTGGGCAGCCCATAATCAGAACACCAGTTGTCGAGACTTGATCCTTTTGGAGTCGTTTGATGAGATCCAGGTATTTTCCCGTACTGAGATTCATGCGCTCCATCACTTCCAGAGTGTCGGGATTTGTGGATTGTATGCTGACCACGATGGTGGCCAGCAAATTGGCGTCGTAGAGCTTCTTGCCAATCTCATATATCCGCTCAGCCTTGTTTTTGGTCGGCGCCCAGTAAACCTCGGCAACGCTACTGTCGCGGGTCTTAGCGATCAACTGATCGGTGATCTCCAGGTCTCTTTGTAGAATGCCGAAGTTGGCATCGGCGATAAATACAGCATTAACCTCATGCTCGCAGAACCAGTCCATTTCGCGATTCAGGCGTTCCATTGGGACCTGGCGGATTTTTGAGTAGGTGTTGGAGCCCCAATCGCAAAACCGGCACTTGTAGGGACAGCCCCGGTTGGTTTCCCAAAGGGCTTTGGTCCATTTCAGTTTGCCATACTTCTGAGCCACCTGATTCATAAGAGGTGAGTCAAGATAGGGGCTCACCAGGGCAAACTCCATGATCTTCTGCGAAGGTCCGGTGGCGTGGGTGTACCCAGACTTGTTGATGATCAGGCCGGAAACACTCTCCAGGTTCGGAGTGTCACTTAGCTGCTGTTGGAGAATCCGGGCAAAAGGAATTTCGCCGTCCTCGACGACGACAACATCCAGCTGAGGGTATTTGCGAAACAATTGGGGATCGCGAAACGGAACTCCGGGGCCACCGGCGACAACCAGACAGCTGGGATGAGCGATCTTGACAAGGCGGGCGATTTCCAAATTTGCGTCCCAGCTCCAGTCATAACAGCTCAGTCCCAGAATGTGAATTTGATCCAGCGGACCCTTGACCTTTCCGAGCATTGCTTCTGGAGTCCCGGGTAAAAACAAGGGCTCCATCCAGTTGTAGTGAATCTTTAGTTCAGGGTAGGTATTGCAGTGAGACTCCAGCAGGCCAGCCACATAGGGGAGGTAAACCTGATCTTGAAACGGGGGAATGCAAATCAAAATATTCCGCACATCACATCCTTAAGGAGGGGTTCCTGATGATTGAGCTAAATGGCATTCCCTTTCCAGAGTGTCGCTCCGATATTTGAAATACACCTTGGTTCCCATCTCTTTGGAAAAATACAGCAGCAAGTCACTGGACCATTTGCCACCCCACATTTTTTCATGAAAAGGGATGACCTCCATCTTTCCATAATGAGGAGATTCGTACTGAATGGGAGGTTTCACCTCAATCGAAAATTCGCGAATCAAGGTCCCACTGGGGTTGGTTTCTCGGATCTTTCCTGCATAAACCTTTCCCTCAGGGAAGGTCATGATGTCCGACAGATCCCCTTCGATGACTTCCTGGCGAATCTCGTGTTTGTCGTCAATCAGTATGAGACGAGAAATTGACGAGATCACTTGCCAAGGCTCTTTGCCGAAGACGTATTTGGCCCTATCCGTTTGCAGTTGGACCAGGTCATAGTCCTGGTCTTTGCGCAGATATTCGACCTGAACCTGGCTGGTGTCCCCTTGGCACTTCAAGAGTTGGCTCTTTGGAATTGGGTAATGGGGAGATTTTTGCACCATCTGGCATCCGAAAAGCAGAACCAGTGGGATGAGAAGGCGGTACACCAAACACCTCAATTTAAATGGGCATCGAGGGATGCTCGAGCCTGTTGTTTTTGAGGCGCATTCAGATTGTACCAAAAAGTGGTGCGAAAGACCTCGCGAATACCTGTGAAAGGCGTCCTCTTGTGAATGCTGTGCACTTGATCCGAAAACACCAAATCACCCTTAGACCACTTGTGCTTGTAGACATACTTGTCCTGAATCACGTGCTCCACCAGGCGATCAAAGACCTTTTTGCCTTCGGCCTGACTGAGTTCTTTGAATGAGGCAATCATGGTAAAAGGGAAATAAAGGCCTTTTTCGCCGGTGACGGGGTGATCCACAACAAGCTTCTTTACAATCCCGTCAGTGGTTTGCCATTGATCTATCCAGTTGGCCTTCTGCCCCGTTTCCTCTCCCGGGCGGATCCGATTGGCCATCTTCTCAAATTCCTTGGCCTCAAAATCGTCGAAGTTGTAAAATCCTTGATTGCCATGAATCTCAGCGAAGGGGCGGTAGATGCAGTGAAGTTGCTCCAATTCGCGTCGGAAGGAATCAGGAAGATCCTCGTAGGCCAGCTGATTGTCATTAAACCAGGTGTCGCCGCCGGTTCCTTGGGCAGGGTCAACACACCAAATGGCCACACAGTCCTCAGGGTCGGAGTGGAGGACTCCATTGGAGTGCCACAGTAGCTCCCGGTCCCCGAACCAGCCCATGTGTTCACCATCAATGACCTTGTTGGTGACGCGGAAAATCTCAGGATGCTCCTTGTGGTTGGCCCAGGTGTCCTGAGGGGCGTGCAGGCCAAACTTCTTGGTAATGTCCACAAAGCGACCTGCCGTGAGATGTGTTTGTTGGCGCAGGAGCACAAACTTGTGAGTGGCCGCGGAATAGCCGATTTCGCGGATCAAATCGTCCTGATCTGGAGCTAACTGACATTTAAATTCCAGACCTATGTTACTGAGACGCTCAATCACCTGTTGTCCTCCTGTAATGATTAACTTATCGCCCTCTACTTCAACCCAAATTTGGCAAAAATAAAAGATGCAGGGGGGAGAAATATCAGTCTGCGTCAAGGAAGTTCATTTAGAGGAAAAAGTAGGCAAACCAGTCTGTCAATTGGACAGTGGAGCTGCCGGGAGAGAGAAGCCCAGAGCCGACTGGCTCGTTGACATCCAGGTTGCCATCGCCGTTGGAATCGATATAGGCGCAAATTCTATAGGTGCGCTTTTCCAGTTCACCTATGATCTGCCCTTGGGAGCCTCGCCAACTCGAAACGGTCCCTCTTATGGCCAATCCATCATAGCTTGATGTGGCGCTACCTGAGCCATCAAAGGAAAAGGCAAAATTGGTCGAACTGAGAACCACCAGGTAGCTTTCACAGTCCACATCGGTATCTGAAGTCAATCCGACATAGATGATTTTACCCGAGCTGTTGCAGCTGGGAACAGCGTCGACCGCGCACTCAACCTCCACGTCGGGTATAAAGGAATAAATGGGAGAGTCGCTGCCACCTGTTTGCAGGCAGCCGACTAGGAAAAGGCCTGCGAAAAGACCAAGTGGGCCAAAAGTAAAGGGGATCAAGGTGGTGTTGAATCTGGGAAATTTGCTCATGCTTGGCCAGACTAATAAAAAAACCTCGGAAGGACAATTCTTCCGAGGTTTTCAGTGAATGACTCATCCTAATGTCTAGGATTCAGGTCTTAGCGGGCTACCCCCAAAAGGACAGCGTACTTTCCGCGGCTGCCAATCAAATTTGGCGAGGTCGCAGTGACAATGACTCGCTGTACATTGCGCAAACCGTAAAGCTGAGCACGACGACTTTCACCATCACGAACATAGCCTTCAAGCTCCCACATCCTTTGGTGGTCGCCGTTGCCGAAGACAACGACCACTTCGCGGATATCGACGACTTCGTCACGTCCTTGAATGATGATCTCACCCACATTGTGCTGGTTGGCGCTGAAGCTCTCGCGATCTTCAATCACTTTGTCAGCCTTGTCGGTTCCAAGCTCGACAGTTGTCAGACGAGGAGGACGGGGAGGGTGAGGTGGACGTGAGAACTCGCGCTGCAGATAAACAATAACAGAACGAACTTTGATGTTGCCGTCCATGTGAATCTGCCAAGCGCCGTTATCGCGGCCGCTGTAGTTATTTAACTGAACCCGGTCAAAAGTGTATTCCATAGCGCTTTGGAAATCCCGTGGGTCGCCACCAATTGTTCCCCGATCCTGACTGGAGTTGCCAACCATGAGCTCGGCTTGACCACGACCCATTTTAGACTTGGCGACTAGAGTCACGCCTTCCAGGTCGTAATCCTGCAGACTCATATAGGGATGTTGGTTCATGATTTCGCGCTTCAGATAGAGGACACTGTCACGACCAACAAAGTGTTGATCGCCATAGTAGATTTCCACTTGTTCGAAGCGACCGGGCCTAACGGGACGGTCGGGACGACCAGGTCTTCCCGGGCGGCCAGGGCGATCAGGTCGAACCAAATCACCAAAATCGTTACCCGGCAGGTTCATTCCCGGATGACCGGGACGGGCATGGCCGAAGTCAAAACTGTCGGCGTTGGCATTCATCATAGATAAAGCAGTAAGAAGGCCGGTAATGGCCATAAGTGTATTCTTCATTTTTCCCCCTCTTGGATCAATCAGCACAAGATAAAACTTGTGATACACTCATGCCTTTGAGCACAGGATGTGCCAACCTCAAAGTAACTTGGTTTTGATTTGAGGGAAAAAGTGGAGCCAATCTGACTCAAGCAAACTTAGACCAGTATCAACTGGTCACCGGTTAAAAATTTGCAGAGAATTATTTGCGCCTTGTGTTACGGCGTTCATGGCAGGCAGTCCTGTCTTGCTCAGTACAAAAACAATGAGTGCCAGAGCAACCAGTGCCAATGCCCATTTGCTATCCATATAGTCGGTCCTTTTTAGCTGCAGGTGAGGTTAACGCAGGCATCAATTAGAAGTTGGCCACGGTCCATATCCACTTTTTGACCGCGGACGCTTTCATAAAGTGATACTCGTCGATCAAAACACTTCTCAGCCGCATCTGCATGGGCTGCATTCCGGCTGGCGCCAACG
This is a stretch of genomic DNA from Pseudobdellovibrionaceae bacterium. It encodes these proteins:
- a CDS encoding radical SAM protein; amino-acid sequence: MRNILICIPPFQDQVYLPYVAGLLESHCNTYPELKIHYNWMEPLFLPGTPEAMLGKVKGPLDQIHILGLSCYDWSWDANLEIARLVKIAHPSCLVVAGGPGVPFRDPQLFRKYPQLDVVVVEDGEIPFARILQQQLSDTPNLESVSGLIINKSGYTHATGPSQKIMEFALVSPYLDSPLMNQVAQKYGKLKWTKALWETNRGCPYKCRFCDWGSNTYSKIRQVPMERLNREMDWFCEHEVNAVFIADANFGILQRDLEITDQLIAKTRDSSVAEVYWAPTKNKAERIYEIGKKLYDANLLATIVVSIQSTNPDTLEVMERMNLSTGKYLDLIKRLQKDQVSTTGVLIMGCPGESLNDYKKSIIDLLEIGFHEEIRCHMYTLLPNAPASVPEYVAKHEIQSKLRSVTTQRCLRSVGTRPFAGRARVITSHSQMSEGEWMEMVLYSTMIMAHHNFALTRFLAIYFHSTGKMGYREFYDRLYDHYSSSSGLMNQQFDFLRNHFKTFLAKPDALYVLDPKLDDFLYEPEEWWFIQAAVNYEEFSHELQEFAFHHLNPAENDPELLQDLLNYQREICISPDYDRRKGKTFPSLYDWPLFFAPLLHSQPATPPQRGRFLIRIGDQKNSFGMYRKDLDWAELREATSEERLARFALQTVSPCYIRHASTYFTDVDSEII
- a CDS encoding TauD/TfdA family dioxygenase, translated to MIERLSNIGLEFKCQLAPDQDDLIREIGYSAATHKFVLLRQQTHLTAGRFVDITKKFGLHAPQDTWANHKEHPEIFRVTNKVIDGEHMGWFGDRELLWHSNGVLHSDPEDCVAIWCVDPAQGTGGDTWFNDNQLAYEDLPDSFRRELEQLHCIYRPFAEIHGNQGFYNFDDFEAKEFEKMANRIRPGEETGQKANWIDQWQTTDGIVKKLVVDHPVTGEKGLYFPFTMIASFKELSQAEGKKVFDRLVEHVIQDKYVYKHKWSKGDLVFSDQVHSIHKRTPFTGIREVFRTTFWYNLNAPQKQQARASLDAHLN